One window of the Amycolatopsis mediterranei genome contains the following:
- the thiS gene encoding sulfur carrier protein ThiS — protein sequence MEIKLNGKWTAFPDGATVADVLDATGGRRPGIAVAVEGVVVRRADWATTAVPKGAGVDVLTAVQGG from the coding sequence ATGGAGATCAAGCTCAACGGGAAGTGGACGGCGTTCCCGGACGGCGCCACCGTCGCCGACGTCCTCGACGCCACCGGCGGCCGGCGGCCCGGGATCGCCGTCGCGGTCGAGGGCGTCGTCGTCCGCCGTGCCGACTGGGCCACCACCGCCGTGCCCAAGGGGGCGGGCGTCGACGTGCTCACCGCGGTCCAGGGAGGCTGA
- the thiO gene encoding glycine oxidase ThiO gives MTNLAVVGGGVIGLSAAWRAAAKKHDVTLYDPEPARGGASWLAGGMLAPVTEAWPGEEDILRLGEESLKRWPGFARDLEKEGVTPGLAEHGTLVVAFDRADAGYLDILAGHLHSLGRTAERLTGREVKRLEPGVGSVRSGLHVPGDLAVDNRKLLDALYAACVNHRVRFVRERVEELPDAEAVVLAAGAWTGQLHPLLAGAVRPLKGEILRLKPRRGCLPPPTHTVRAVVEGRPIYLVPRGDQELVLGATQYEAGFDRAVTVRGVRELLEGAERIYPAVTEYELVESAAGLRAGSRDALPYLGVLDGSVFAATGHHRNGLLMAPVTADAVVAWLEGDEPPEGTAAASPARLHQKEHV, from the coding sequence ATGACGAACCTGGCAGTGGTGGGCGGCGGCGTGATCGGCCTGTCCGCCGCGTGGCGAGCCGCCGCGAAAAAGCACGACGTCACCCTCTACGACCCCGAGCCCGCCCGCGGTGGCGCGTCCTGGCTGGCCGGCGGCATGCTCGCCCCGGTCACCGAGGCCTGGCCGGGCGAGGAGGACATCCTCCGCCTCGGCGAAGAGTCGCTCAAACGCTGGCCCGGCTTCGCCCGTGACCTCGAAAAAGAGGGCGTCACCCCGGGGCTGGCCGAGCACGGGACGCTCGTCGTCGCCTTCGACCGCGCCGACGCCGGCTACCTGGACATCCTGGCCGGCCACCTGCACTCGCTCGGCCGCACCGCCGAGCGGCTCACCGGGCGGGAGGTCAAGCGGCTCGAACCGGGGGTCGGATCCGTCCGAAGTGGACTCCACGTACCCGGCGACCTGGCCGTGGACAACCGGAAACTGCTCGACGCGCTGTACGCGGCCTGCGTCAACCACCGGGTCCGGTTCGTCCGCGAGCGCGTCGAAGAACTCCCGGACGCCGAAGCCGTCGTGCTCGCCGCGGGCGCCTGGACCGGGCAGCTGCACCCGCTGCTCGCCGGCGCCGTGCGCCCGCTCAAGGGCGAAATCCTCCGCCTGAAACCCCGGCGCGGCTGCTTGCCGCCGCCGACGCACACCGTGCGGGCCGTCGTCGAAGGCCGCCCGATCTACCTCGTCCCGCGCGGTGACCAGGAGCTCGTCCTCGGCGCCACCCAGTACGAGGCCGGGTTCGACCGGGCCGTCACCGTCCGCGGCGTGCGTGAGCTGCTCGAAGGCGCCGAACGCATCTACCCCGCGGTCACCGAGTACGAGCTGGTCGAGAGCGCCGCCGGCCTGCGGGCCGGCAGCCGGGACGCGCTGCCCTACCTCGGCGTCCTGGACGGCAGTGTTTTTGCCGCGACCGGGCACCACCGCAACGGCCTGCTGATGGCCCCGGTGACCGCGGACGCCGTGGTCGCCTGGCTCGAGGGGGACGAGCCGCCGGAAGGCACCGCCGCCGCGTCCCCCGCCCGCCTGCACCAGAAGGAGCACGTGTGA
- the thiE gene encoding thiamine phosphate synthase: MPALSGDKIRARLDSARLYLCTDARTNRGDLAAFADAALAGGVDIVQLRDKTGALEAAGEIAALEVLAEACARHGALLSVNDRADVALAVGADVLHLGQDDIPVPLARRILGDEVVIGRSTHSLDQALAAAAEPGVDYFCTGPCWPTPTKPGRPAPGLDLVRATAAWTPDRPWFAIGGIDGPRLPEVLDAGASRIVVVRAITEAEDPEAAARELRARLP; encoded by the coding sequence ATGCCCGCCCTCTCCGGTGACAAGATCCGCGCCCGCCTCGACTCGGCGCGCCTGTACCTCTGCACGGACGCCCGCACGAACCGCGGCGACCTGGCCGCCTTCGCCGACGCGGCCCTGGCCGGCGGCGTCGACATCGTCCAGCTGCGCGACAAGACCGGCGCACTGGAGGCGGCCGGCGAGATCGCGGCGCTGGAGGTGCTGGCGGAGGCGTGTGCCCGCCACGGAGCGTTGCTGTCGGTGAACGACCGGGCCGACGTGGCGCTGGCCGTGGGGGCCGACGTGCTGCACCTGGGTCAGGACGACATCCCGGTGCCGCTGGCCCGCCGCATCCTGGGTGACGAGGTGGTGATCGGCCGCTCGACGCACTCGCTCGACCAGGCCCTCGCGGCGGCCGCCGAGCCCGGGGTGGACTACTTCTGCACGGGCCCGTGCTGGCCGACCCCGACGAAGCCGGGCCGCCCGGCACCGGGCCTGGACCTGGTCCGCGCGACGGCGGCCTGGACCCCCGATCGGCCGTGGTTCGCCATCGGCGGCATCGACGGGCCGCGGCTCCCGGAGGTCCTCGACGCGGGCGCGTCCCGGATCGTGGTGGTCCGGGCGATCACCGAGGCCGAGGACCCCGAGGCCGCGGCGCGCGAACTGCGAGCCCGGCTGCCCTGA